One window from the genome of Pseudoalteromonas sp. '520P1 No. 423' encodes:
- the pip gene encoding prolyl aminopeptidase: MNEFYPEITPFNDFLLEVGDGHQVYVEQCGNLQGQAVLFIHGGPGGGCSETDRRFFDPEKYHIILFDQRGCGRSKPHGSLEKNETKYLVADIEMIRTKLAIDSWHVFGGSWGSTLSLVYAQTHPDNVKSLVLRGIFLARPDDTNWAFSGGGATRLFPDYWQAYLDTLPKGQADTSIKAAYEIMIGEDKELALKIAKAWAQWEIRCCTLLPDEAFVADKTDDESSWSLARHEAHYMVNDCFLTENQILANCDKIAHIPTTIVHGRYDVVCPFDNAWILHQHLPKSELVISENAGHASVEPTTKHNLLAATQKMLTV; the protein is encoded by the coding sequence ATGAATGAGTTTTATCCTGAAATAACACCTTTCAATGATTTTTTATTAGAAGTAGGTGATGGCCATCAAGTTTATGTAGAACAATGCGGTAACCTACAAGGGCAAGCTGTTTTATTTATACATGGTGGGCCAGGAGGAGGGTGCTCAGAAACAGATAGACGCTTTTTTGATCCTGAAAAATATCACATTATTCTTTTTGATCAGCGAGGCTGTGGTCGTTCAAAACCTCATGGCAGTTTAGAGAAAAATGAAACCAAGTATTTAGTTGCTGATATAGAAATGATCCGTACTAAGCTGGCGATTGATAGTTGGCATGTATTTGGTGGTTCATGGGGCTCAACTTTGTCTTTAGTATATGCACAAACTCATCCTGACAATGTAAAAAGCTTAGTATTAAGGGGGATCTTCTTAGCCAGACCAGACGATACTAATTGGGCATTTTCTGGAGGTGGTGCTACACGATTGTTCCCTGATTACTGGCAAGCATACCTAGATACTTTACCTAAAGGTCAAGCTGATACTTCTATCAAAGCGGCTTATGAAATCATGATAGGTGAAGATAAAGAACTGGCATTAAAAATTGCAAAAGCTTGGGCACAATGGGAGATCCGTTGTTGTACTTTATTACCAGATGAAGCATTTGTTGCAGATAAAACTGATGATGAATCTAGTTGGAGTTTAGCGCGCCATGAAGCACACTATATGGTGAATGATTGTTTCTTAACTGAAAATCAAATTTTAGCTAATTGCGATAAAATAGCGCATATCCCAACAACGATAGTTCATGGTCGTTATGATGTTGTTTGCCCATTTGATAATGCTTGGATTTTACATCAACATTTACCAAAATCAGAATTAGTGATAAGCGAAAATGCAGGGCATGCCTCTGTAGAACCAACAACAAAACATAATTTATTAGCAGCTACTCAAAAAATGCTAACAGTTTAA
- the bfr gene encoding bacterioferritin, protein MQGSQKVIDLLNKQLTLELTSMDQYLAHGKMFEDWGIDKLHEHEMHEHEEELGHAKRLAERILFLEGQADTASRAPLLIGSNTKEMLENDLKAEHIVAESLRMIIGVCEQEKDYVTREILEDLLDDTEMDHIYWLEQQLGLIDKVGIHNYIQSQMSTP, encoded by the coding sequence ATGCAAGGTTCACAAAAAGTAATAGATCTACTCAACAAACAGCTCACCTTAGAACTCACTTCTATGGATCAATATCTTGCGCATGGCAAAATGTTCGAAGATTGGGGAATTGACAAACTCCATGAACATGAAATGCATGAACATGAAGAAGAATTAGGTCACGCTAAACGTTTAGCTGAAAGAATACTATTTTTAGAAGGCCAAGCAGATACAGCCTCCAGAGCACCTTTATTAATCGGCTCTAATACCAAGGAAATGCTAGAAAATGATTTAAAAGCTGAACATATTGTAGCTGAAAGTTTAAGAATGATTATTGGCGTCTGTGAACAAGAAAAAGATTATGTGACGCGAGAAATTCTTGAAGACTTATTAGATGATACAGAAATGGATCATATTTACTGGTTAGAGCAACAACTTGGTCTCATTGATAAAGTCGGGATACATAACTATATTCAGTCTCAAATGAGTACACCTTAA
- a CDS encoding GFA family protein, with the protein MYTGKCLCGEVEVALKGYISDIIHCHCSLCRKSSGTAFATNGFVQSSDFKVVKGREKLSSFTFKPGRIRHFCSACGSPVYSENKDDPSRFRLRLGILESDIIERPISHNFVSSQANWEDLDAGLPRYDTFEPSRQK; encoded by the coding sequence ATGTATACAGGTAAATGCTTATGCGGCGAGGTAGAAGTCGCGTTAAAAGGCTATATTAGCGATATCATTCATTGTCATTGTTCATTATGTCGAAAATCAAGTGGTACCGCTTTTGCTACCAATGGTTTTGTACAATCAAGTGACTTTAAAGTTGTAAAAGGCAGAGAAAAATTATCTTCATTTACTTTTAAACCAGGAAGAATTCGTCACTTTTGTTCAGCATGTGGTTCACCTGTATACAGTGAAAATAAAGATGATCCAAGCCGCTTTAGGCTACGCTTAGGTATTTTAGAGTCTGATATTATAGAGCGACCCATATCTCATAATTTTGTATCTTCACAAGCTAATTGGGAAGACTTAGATGCAGGGTTACCTAGGTATGATACGTTTGAGCCTAGTCGTCAGAAGTAG
- a CDS encoding PKD domain-containing protein, with amino-acid sequence MIHLEHLNLVVKNIPNSLKFYQAALPHWSMRGGDRRQWSGKPRNWVHFGDDYQYLSLNDNGENENRDLTGHQVGLANFAFVTHDLKNVMARLALAGFTSEKGDIENKSRQNLYYLDPDGQVIDIKWDLSEGNTSNSLNLSHTYQTAGQYQVSLTVTDNEGAQAGTAISVNLTDLDALPVADFSYSKSGLQVSFINNLLMMLISQTPFGHLAMDKWR; translated from the coding sequence ATGATACACCTAGAACATTTAAATTTAGTCGTAAAAAACATACCTAATTCACTTAAGTTTTATCAAGCAGCACTCCCTCACTGGTCTATGCGTGGTGGCGATAGAAGACAATGGTCTGGTAAACCTCGTAACTGGGTACATTTTGGTGACGATTACCAATACCTATCACTCAATGATAATGGTGAAAATGAGAATAGAGACTTAACAGGCCATCAGGTAGGCCTTGCCAATTTTGCCTTTGTTACACATGACCTTAAAAATGTCATGGCAAGATTAGCATTAGCAGGCTTTACATCTGAAAAAGGTGACATCGAAAATAAATCCCGTCAAAACTTATATTACTTAGATCCTGATGGTCAAGTTATTGATATAAAATGGGATTTATCTGAAGGTAATACAAGTAATAGTTTAAATCTCAGTCATACATATCAGACAGCGGGACAATATCAAGTATCGCTGACTGTAACAGATAACGAAGGTGCACAAGCAGGTACTGCAATTTCAGTCAATTTAACAGATTTAGACGCTTTACCTGTTGCCGATTTCTCTTATAGCAAATCTGGTTTACAAGTATCTTTTATCAATAATCTACTGATGATGTTGATATCACAAACGCCATTTGGGCATTTGGCGATGGACAAATGGCGTTAA
- a CDS encoding NUDIX hydrolase, translating into MQLLKSTTHPDIASLSGSVFQRKAARGIILKGEDILMVYTARYHDYTLPGGGIDEGEDIQAGLIRELSEETGACNITDIKEFGLYEEFRPWYKANFDIVHMLSYCFTCTIDDELGETKLEDYEIKNGMKPVWVNIFKAIKHNEDTIANSDKKGMSIERETFLLKIIVELGLVNKSQSGESVCS; encoded by the coding sequence ATGCAATTATTAAAATCAACTACTCATCCTGATATAGCATCTTTATCCGGCAGTGTTTTTCAACGTAAGGCTGCTCGAGGCATTATTTTAAAAGGTGAAGATATTTTAATGGTGTATACCGCTAGATACCATGATTACACTTTACCTGGTGGCGGTATTGATGAGGGAGAAGATATTCAAGCAGGCTTAATTAGAGAGTTAAGTGAAGAGACCGGTGCTTGTAATATTACAGATATTAAAGAATTTGGTTTATATGAAGAGTTTAGACCTTGGTATAAAGCTAATTTTGATATTGTTCATATGCTGTCTTATTGTTTTACTTGCACCATAGATGATGAGTTAGGTGAAACTAAGCTTGAAGATTATGAAATTAAAAATGGTATGAAACCTGTTTGGGTTAATATATTTAAAGCGATTAAGCATAACGAAGATACAATCGCCAATAGTGATAAAAAAGGCATGTCGATTGAAAGGGAAACATTTTTACTTAAAATAATTGTAGAACTTGGATTAGTTAATAAAAGTCAGTCTGGGGAAAGTGTTTGTAGTTAA
- the hpf gene encoding ribosome hibernation-promoting factor, HPF/YfiA family, whose translation MKIEISGHHVEITEAIKQSVENKFSKIGQHYPDIMSLKAIVTVERNEQKIEVSTVYEGVSISVNASDKELYSAIASAVKKLESSLSHRKGVLKANLHSKPHSAEVLDEVE comes from the coding sequence ATGAAGATAGAGATTTCCGGTCATCACGTTGAAATTACTGAAGCTATTAAACAATCAGTAGAGAATAAATTTTCTAAAATCGGCCAGCATTATCCAGATATTATGTCGCTAAAGGCTATTGTTACAGTAGAGCGAAATGAACAAAAAATTGAAGTATCGACCGTATATGAAGGAGTAAGTATTTCAGTAAACGCATCAGATAAAGAACTATACTCAGCAATTGCAAGTGCAGTTAAAAAGCTAGAGTCATCTTTATCACATCGCAAAGGCGTTTTAAAAGCGAATTTACATAGCAAACCACATTCAGCAGAGGTATTAGACGAAGTTGAATAA
- the bfr gene encoding bacterioferritin, with translation MKGKSNIISSLNQILTYELTSINQYFLHARIFKNWGLEELNEKDYKKSIKDMKQADDLIERILFLEGLPNLQHLEKLRIGENTTEMIQCDMDFQLEQIAIMRTAIELCEKEEDYVSRELLESILEYEEEHVDWLESQQFLIDNTGIENYQQSMMES, from the coding sequence ATGAAAGGCAAAAGTAACATAATAAGCTCTTTGAATCAGATCCTGACCTATGAGCTGACATCAATTAATCAATATTTTTTACATGCCAGAATATTCAAAAACTGGGGCTTAGAAGAGCTCAATGAAAAAGACTATAAAAAATCTATCAAAGATATGAAACAAGCTGATGATTTAATTGAAAGGATTTTATTTTTAGAAGGCTTACCTAATTTACAGCACCTAGAAAAGCTTCGCATAGGAGAAAACACTACCGAAATGATCCAATGTGATATGGACTTTCAACTAGAGCAAATCGCCATAATGCGAACAGCCATTGAATTATGTGAAAAAGAGGAAGATTACGTTAGTAGAGAATTACTAGAGTCTATCCTTGAGTACGAAGAAGAACATGTAGATTGGCTCGAGTCTCAACAGTTCTTAATTGATAACACAGGTATAGAGAACTACCAACAATCTATGATGGAGTCTTAA